The following are from one region of the Streptomyces tuirus genome:
- a CDS encoding SDR family oxidoreductase encodes MGNGALSGAVIAVAGAGGPAGRAALLRLAEAGATVIGSDNDPERLAEAVDAASYATGGATVTGDTVDLLDLGATRDWATRIEKDFGRVDGLVHLVGGWRGSETFTRTSLDDWDFLEMLLVRTVQHTSLAFHEGLQRSDRGRYVLISAAGASKPTAGNAAYAAGKAAAEAWTLAMADYFRKAGGAGGPTSAAAILVVKALVHDAMRADRPNAKFAGFTDVKDLAEAITGVWDKPAAEVNGNRLWLTEKP; translated from the coding sequence ATGGGGAACGGGGCGCTCAGCGGTGCGGTGATCGCGGTGGCCGGAGCGGGCGGGCCCGCCGGGCGGGCCGCGCTGCTCAGGCTGGCCGAGGCGGGAGCGACCGTCATCGGGTCGGACAACGATCCGGAGCGGCTGGCGGAGGCGGTGGACGCGGCGAGCTACGCGACCGGCGGCGCCACCGTCACCGGTGACACGGTCGATCTGCTGGACCTGGGGGCCACCCGCGACTGGGCCACCCGCATCGAGAAGGACTTCGGCCGCGTCGACGGCCTGGTCCACCTCGTCGGTGGCTGGCGCGGCAGCGAGACTTTCACGCGGACCAGCCTCGACGACTGGGACTTCCTGGAGATGCTCCTGGTCCGCACGGTGCAGCACACGTCCCTCGCCTTTCACGAGGGGCTGCAGCGCAGCGACCGCGGCCGGTACGTGCTGATCAGCGCCGCCGGCGCCAGCAAGCCCACCGCGGGCAACGCCGCCTACGCGGCCGGCAAGGCTGCGGCCGAGGCCTGGACGCTGGCGATGGCCGACTACTTCCGCAAGGCCGGGGGCGCCGGGGGGCCGACGTCGGCTGCTGCGATCCTGGTGGTGAAGGCGCTGGTCCACGACGCGATGCGCGCCGACCGGCCCAACGCGAAGTTCGCGGGCTTCACCGACGTCAAGGACCTGGCCGAGGCCATCACCGGGGTCTGGGACAAGCCCGCCGCCGAAGTGAACGGAAACCGTCTGTGGCTCACCGAGAAGCCGTGA
- a CDS encoding DUF6421 family protein yields the protein MTEILVQVGSEEGLPPVARVVDHPAWPVLKDAVERIRPWQSKDGSIDFDAEGAPGPADAELAVRQVTDAVLELSPLLPHDGAYHQALVKDLSRWADSGFLVPDFLDSLLAFQPAANRADGLQHLVVFPMYTQNGNPDRNLEAVVLRMVWPDWLAELERTRYDNPLFCGIKFEDFTSGYDTNSAVLFPETIAVREAPERFTWGGIFCDREAARFRRVTDAAVDILSLELPEDVAAMVHDQKRCEEAFVLWDMVHDRTHSHGDLPFDPFMIKQRQPFWMYGLEELRCDLTAFKEAVKLEADGVPQARDVQVAVLFDRMFRFPVTGERVRNYDGLGGQLLFAYLHKHDVVRWTDNRLTIDWERAPQVTNQLCAEIEDLYRDGIDRPKLVHWFAGYELVSSYLSPHPGSKWAKGPDALDTTQPPRKLVDDVLPDEFPLSMFYEALSKKLKNVIASTKGITADSAERIAA from the coding sequence ATGACGGAAATTCTTGTGCAGGTGGGTTCGGAGGAAGGTCTTCCTCCCGTGGCCAGGGTGGTGGACCACCCGGCTTGGCCCGTGCTCAAGGATGCCGTGGAGCGGATCCGGCCATGGCAGTCCAAGGACGGGTCGATCGACTTCGACGCCGAGGGCGCGCCCGGCCCGGCCGACGCCGAGCTCGCGGTCCGGCAGGTCACCGACGCGGTCCTGGAGCTCTCCCCGCTGCTCCCGCACGACGGCGCCTATCACCAGGCCCTGGTCAAGGACCTGTCCCGGTGGGCCGACAGCGGCTTCCTGGTGCCCGACTTCCTCGACTCGCTGCTGGCCTTCCAGCCCGCCGCGAACCGTGCGGACGGCCTCCAGCACCTCGTCGTCTTCCCCATGTACACGCAGAACGGCAACCCGGACCGCAACCTCGAGGCGGTCGTGCTGCGCATGGTCTGGCCGGACTGGCTGGCCGAGCTGGAGCGCACCCGCTACGACAACCCGCTGTTCTGCGGCATCAAGTTCGAGGACTTCACCTCCGGCTACGACACCAACTCGGCCGTCCTGTTCCCCGAGACCATCGCCGTGCGCGAGGCGCCGGAGCGGTTCACCTGGGGCGGCATCTTCTGTGACCGCGAGGCCGCCCGCTTCCGCCGGGTGACCGACGCCGCCGTCGACATCCTGAGCCTGGAACTGCCCGAGGACGTCGCCGCGATGGTCCACGACCAGAAGCGCTGCGAGGAGGCGTTCGTCCTGTGGGACATGGTCCACGACCGCACCCACAGCCACGGCGACCTGCCCTTCGACCCGTTCATGATCAAGCAGCGCCAGCCGTTCTGGATGTACGGCCTGGAGGAGCTGCGCTGCGACCTCACCGCCTTCAAGGAGGCCGTGAAGCTGGAGGCGGACGGCGTTCCGCAGGCGCGTGACGTGCAGGTCGCGGTCCTCTTCGACCGCATGTTCCGCTTCCCGGTCACCGGCGAGCGCGTGCGCAACTACGACGGCCTCGGCGGCCAGCTCCTCTTCGCCTACCTGCACAAGCACGACGTCGTCCGCTGGACCGACAACAGGCTCACCATCGACTGGGAGCGCGCCCCGCAGGTCACCAACCAGCTGTGCGCCGAGATCGAGGACCTGTACCGCGACGGCATCGACCGTCCGAAGCTCGTCCACTGGTTCGCCGGGTACGAGTTGGTCTCCAGCTACCTCTCCCCGCACCCGGGCTCCAAGTGGGCCAAGGGCCCCGACGCCCTGGACACGACGCAGCCGCCGCGCAAACTCGTCGATGACGTGCTTCCGGACGAGTTTCCGCTGAGCATGTTCTATGAGGCACTGTCCAAGAAACTGAAGAACGTGATTGCCTCCACCAAGGGCATCACGGCGGACAGCGCCGAGCGGATCGCCGCGTGA
- a CDS encoding glycerophosphodiester phosphodiesterase, giving the protein MNFLTIGHRGIMGVEPENTLRSFVAAQEAGLDAIELDLHLSKDGALVVMHDADVDRTTDGSGPIAEKTLAELRALDAGRGERVPVFEEVLEAVRSPLQAEIKDKQAARALAEVMNERGLAGRVEVSSFHDEAIAEIKPLVPGVRTALIASRYGTDIVDRAVQAGAETVCLNIRRLTLEIVERARKADLRIIGWVVNTQDQLRLVRAFGLDGATTDHPDIKRTGRFTA; this is encoded by the coding sequence TTGAACTTCCTCACCATCGGTCACCGCGGAATCATGGGTGTGGAACCCGAGAACACCCTCCGGTCCTTCGTCGCCGCCCAGGAGGCGGGGCTCGACGCCATCGAACTCGATCTGCACCTGAGCAAGGACGGCGCCCTCGTCGTCATGCACGACGCGGATGTGGACCGCACGACCGACGGCAGCGGCCCGATCGCCGAGAAGACCCTCGCCGAACTGCGGGCCCTGGACGCGGGCCGGGGCGAGCGGGTCCCGGTGTTCGAGGAGGTCCTGGAGGCCGTGCGGTCGCCGCTCCAGGCGGAGATCAAGGACAAGCAGGCGGCGCGGGCCCTGGCCGAGGTCATGAACGAGCGCGGACTGGCCGGCCGGGTGGAGGTGTCCTCGTTCCACGACGAGGCGATCGCCGAGATCAAGCCACTGGTGCCGGGGGTGCGCACGGCGCTGATCGCCAGCCGCTACGGCACGGACATCGTGGACCGCGCCGTCCAGGCCGGCGCCGAGACCGTCTGCCTGAACATCCGCCGGCTCACCCTGGAGATCGTGGAGCGGGCCCGCAAGGCCGATCTGAGGATCATCGGCTGGGTGGTGAACACGCAGGACCAGCTGCGGCTCGTCCGGGCGTTCGGCCTGGACGGCGCGACCACCGACCACCCGGACATCAAGCGCACGGGCCGTTTCACGGCGTAG
- a CDS encoding GNAT family N-acetyltransferase has protein sequence METAATALTFRDATDADVDELVALIESAYRGDDSRAGWTTEADILEGQRTDPEGVQEVIKSPDSRLLTVERDGRIVACCQLEHQGAHAYFGMFAVSPLLQGAGLGKVIIAEAERQARATWGVTEMQMTVISVRDDLIAWYERRGYRRTGRMTPFPYGDERFGVPQRDDLQFELLVKELGQSATP, from the coding sequence ATGGAGACCGCCGCCACCGCACTGACCTTCCGCGATGCCACCGACGCCGACGTCGACGAGCTGGTCGCGCTGATCGAGTCGGCGTACCGGGGCGACGACAGCCGGGCCGGGTGGACCACCGAGGCGGACATCCTCGAAGGGCAGCGGACCGACCCGGAGGGTGTGCAGGAGGTCATCAAGTCGCCCGACAGCCGGCTCCTCACCGTGGAGCGGGACGGCAGGATCGTCGCCTGCTGCCAGCTGGAGCACCAGGGCGCCCACGCCTACTTCGGGATGTTCGCCGTCAGCCCCCTGCTCCAGGGCGCGGGCCTCGGCAAGGTGATCATCGCGGAGGCGGAGCGGCAGGCCCGCGCGACGTGGGGCGTCACGGAGATGCAGATGACCGTGATCTCCGTGCGCGACGACCTCATCGCCTGGTACGAGCGGCGCGGCTACCGCCGTACGGGCCGGATGACCCCGTTCCCGTACGGCGACGAGCGCTTCGGCGTCCCGCAGCGCGACGACCTGCAGTTCGAGCTGCTGGTCAAGGAGCTCGGCCAGTCGGCTACGCCGTGA
- a CDS encoding VOC family protein, protein MVHVLSGRILLRPTDPERSRAFYGEQLGLAVYREFGTGPERGTVFFMGGGFLEVSGRSGTPPAPAVRLWLQVDDVAAAQEELRAKGVDIVRPPVKEPWGLVEMWIADPDGTPIVLVEVPADHPMRYRPGI, encoded by the coding sequence ATGGTGCATGTACTCAGCGGCCGGATCCTGCTCCGTCCCACCGACCCCGAGCGCTCCCGGGCCTTCTACGGGGAGCAGCTGGGCCTCGCCGTCTACCGCGAGTTCGGAACGGGGCCGGAGCGCGGCACGGTCTTCTTCATGGGTGGCGGCTTCCTGGAGGTCTCGGGCCGCTCCGGGACACCCCCGGCGCCCGCGGTCCGGCTGTGGCTGCAGGTGGACGACGTGGCCGCGGCGCAGGAGGAACTGCGGGCGAAGGGCGTGGACATCGTGCGGCCGCCGGTCAAGGAGCCCTGGGGGCTGGTCGAGATGTGGATCGCGGATCCGGACGGGACGCCGATCGTGCTGGTGGAGGTACCGGCGGATCACCCGATGCGCTACCGGCCGGGGATCTGA
- a CDS encoding GNAT family N-acetyltransferase, with the protein MPAPEVRPFRRSDRDQLTGLVNLHVAAVVPGVSVSVNTVLGDLERRPGEFVTDPWVAERTTFVAEQRGHIVAAAHLLRYRADAEVGADFRDAAEINWFVHRPAASLWPDADLAADLLMRACLARFARWNARVRYADGSLPAPLVYGLPRNWPHIRALYERAGFRHTGDTEVILLARVADLPAAEHRPGVTAERTLGECGTRFTARAEGRILGHIEIDTALARPERHARAAGLADIGNLHIDPAQRGTGLEHWLLGRAADWLRLCGVDRLAAYESAADRAPLAVLTGVGFHELTRTDRGWEHRPDRAQIPGR; encoded by the coding sequence ATGCCCGCGCCTGAGGTGCGTCCCTTCCGCCGGTCCGACCGCGACCAGCTGACCGGCCTGGTCAATCTGCACGTGGCGGCCGTCGTCCCCGGCGTCTCCGTCTCCGTGAACACCGTCCTGGGCGACCTGGAGCGCCGGCCCGGCGAGTTCGTCACGGACCCGTGGGTGGCCGAGCGGACGACGTTCGTCGCCGAGCAGCGCGGACACATCGTCGCCGCGGCCCACCTGCTGCGCTACCGGGCGGATGCCGAGGTCGGCGCGGACTTTCGGGATGCCGCCGAGATCAACTGGTTCGTCCACCGCCCGGCGGCGTCCCTCTGGCCGGACGCCGACCTCGCCGCGGATCTGCTGATGCGGGCGTGCCTCGCGCGGTTCGCCCGCTGGAACGCCCGCGTCCGGTACGCCGACGGATCCCTGCCCGCCCCGCTCGTCTACGGCCTGCCCCGCAACTGGCCGCACATCCGGGCCCTCTACGAACGCGCGGGGTTCCGGCACACCGGGGACACCGAGGTCATCCTGCTCGCCCGGGTGGCCGACCTGCCGGCCGCCGAGCACCGGCCGGGTGTCACGGCCGAGCGCACGCTGGGGGAGTGCGGGACCCGCTTCACGGCCCGGGCGGAGGGCAGGATCCTGGGCCATATCGAGATCGACACGGCCCTGGCCCGCCCGGAACGCCATGCCCGCGCGGCCGGTCTCGCCGACATCGGCAACCTGCACATCGACCCCGCGCAGCGGGGCACCGGCCTGGAGCACTGGTTGCTGGGCCGGGCCGCCGACTGGCTGCGGCTGTGCGGCGTCGACCGGCTCGCCGCCTACGAATCGGCCGCCGACCGTGCCCCGCTGGCCGTCCTGACCGGGGTGGGATTTCACGAACTCACCCGCACCGACCGGGGCTGGGAACACCGCCCGGACCGGGCTCAGATCCCCGGCCGGTAG
- a CDS encoding MarR family winged helix-turn-helix transcriptional regulator gives MAGEADQDSALHGEAGPGGGRRGDTVAAVVRQWQAVRPGLDTGPMEIIGRINRCAALLQQAEDAPLRRAGLSRPEFDLLGALRRTGHELTPGDLARETFSSGAAVTKRLKQLTERGLVERRGDTRDRRVVHLRLTDTGRDLVDGILPVQLAYETAVLSGMDGPEQGELAALLGELLSQLEGRLGALRT, from the coding sequence GTGGCCGGCGAAGCCGACCAGGACAGCGCGCTCCACGGCGAAGCCGGTCCCGGCGGCGGCCGCAGGGGCGACACCGTGGCCGCCGTCGTCCGGCAGTGGCAGGCCGTGCGGCCCGGGCTCGACACCGGGCCGATGGAGATCATCGGGCGGATCAACCGCTGTGCCGCGCTGCTGCAGCAGGCCGAGGACGCACCGTTGCGCCGGGCGGGGCTCAGCCGGCCCGAGTTCGATCTGCTGGGTGCGCTGCGTCGCACCGGGCACGAGCTGACGCCCGGCGACCTGGCCCGGGAGACCTTCTCCTCGGGGGCCGCCGTCACCAAACGCCTCAAGCAGCTGACCGAGCGCGGTCTGGTCGAGCGGCGCGGGGACACCCGTGACCGCCGGGTCGTCCACCTCCGCCTCACCGACACCGGACGCGACCTCGTGGACGGCATCCTGCCCGTCCAGCTCGCCTACGAGACCGCCGTACTGTCCGGCATGGACGGCCCCGAACAGGGCGAACTCGCCGCACTGCTCGGGGAGTTGCTCAGCCAGCTCGAAGGACGGCTCGGCGCGCTGCGGACGTGA
- a CDS encoding FUSC family protein codes for MSSATPPISSTPPARRLPLAGVLRPGRPSEIWFKPALSVVAAIAPPAFILLALSRLDLVMYAMAGSLCALYAHNRPYAARARVLMWVVLGMLGGVAVALVSASLTGSAVVLVTVGALLAAAQKVLCEATRVGPPGNIVLTFVSSASLFAPQTLAQVPGHLALAATTGVWAWLVCMAPALVRPHGPERRATAAALKAAAAYADTGGTAEGHARARAAGYAAVQAAWQSLLSTGAPSRTRRALERLVVRAEVALAAPTDADAGRLRIWAGSLRGTGPIPRTGLPHPAADELLGVAAARPLWARLGPLTPLAARTALGCALAGYASLALGIGRPYWALVTAASLYQANIALTWSRAVQRVVGNVVGVLVFLAVVPLAHLGPVALVLCCLTFSFGAEVLISRNYWLGSVCVTPMALLITEFAGYQEAKTLMAERVVDTVVGALVGFVAAVAVTNRRAGDRVERALTTADRAREHAARLLADPEPGPAALESARRGLAIALSDLRATADAAAGEWWQRALPQERVVLAEQSGHRTLAATARRQGLLPDRDPASETEDARP; via the coding sequence ATGAGCAGTGCCACGCCCCCCATTTCCTCCACCCCGCCCGCCCGGCGTCTCCCCCTGGCGGGTGTGCTGCGCCCCGGCAGGCCTTCGGAGATCTGGTTCAAGCCCGCGCTGAGCGTGGTCGCGGCGATCGCCCCGCCCGCCTTCATCCTCCTGGCGCTCAGCCGGCTCGACCTCGTGATGTATGCGATGGCCGGGTCCCTGTGCGCGCTGTACGCCCACAACCGGCCCTACGCCGCCCGGGCCCGGGTGCTGATGTGGGTGGTGCTGGGCATGCTCGGCGGGGTCGCCGTGGCACTGGTCTCGGCCTCGCTCACCGGCAGCGCCGTCGTCCTAGTCACTGTCGGCGCCCTGCTGGCCGCCGCACAGAAGGTGCTGTGCGAGGCCACCCGGGTCGGGCCGCCGGGCAACATCGTCCTCACTTTCGTCAGCTCCGCCTCCCTGTTCGCACCGCAGACCCTCGCCCAGGTGCCCGGCCACCTGGCCCTGGCCGCCACGACGGGCGTGTGGGCCTGGCTGGTCTGCATGGCGCCCGCGCTCGTCCGGCCGCACGGCCCGGAGCGCCGCGCAACCGCCGCGGCCCTCAAGGCCGCCGCCGCGTACGCCGACACCGGCGGCACCGCGGAGGGCCATGCCCGGGCCCGCGCCGCGGGCTACGCCGCCGTGCAGGCCGCCTGGCAGTCACTGCTGTCCACCGGCGCCCCCTCGCGGACCCGGCGGGCCCTCGAACGGCTCGTCGTCCGCGCCGAGGTCGCCCTCGCGGCGCCGACGGACGCGGACGCGGGCCGGCTGCGCATCTGGGCGGGCTCGCTCCGCGGCACCGGTCCGATCCCCCGAACCGGACTTCCGCACCCCGCCGCCGACGAACTGCTCGGCGTGGCCGCGGCCCGCCCCCTGTGGGCGCGGCTGGGCCCGCTGACCCCGCTCGCGGCACGTACCGCGCTCGGCTGCGCGCTCGCCGGCTACGCCTCCCTCGCCCTCGGGATCGGCCGCCCCTACTGGGCACTGGTCACCGCCGCCTCGCTGTACCAGGCGAACATCGCGCTGACCTGGAGCCGGGCCGTCCAGCGGGTCGTGGGCAACGTCGTCGGGGTGCTCGTCTTCCTGGCCGTCGTGCCGCTCGCCCATCTGGGCCCGGTCGCGCTCGTGCTGTGCTGCCTGACGTTCAGCTTCGGTGCGGAAGTGCTGATCAGCCGGAACTACTGGCTCGGCAGCGTCTGCGTGACGCCCATGGCCCTGCTCATCACGGAGTTCGCCGGATACCAGGAAGCCAAGACGCTGATGGCGGAGCGGGTCGTGGACACCGTCGTCGGTGCGCTGGTCGGGTTCGTCGCCGCCGTCGCGGTCACCAACCGGCGCGCGGGCGACCGCGTCGAACGCGCGCTGACCACCGCCGACCGGGCCCGCGAGCACGCCGCCCGTCTCCTGGCCGATCCGGAGCCCGGCCCCGCGGCCCTGGAATCCGCCCGCCGCGGCCTGGCGATCGCCCTGTCCGACCTGCGCGCCACGGCCGACGCCGCCGCCGGTGAATGGTGGCAGCGGGCCCTGCCCCAGGAGCGGGTCGTGCTCGCCGAACAGTCCGGACACCGTACGCTCGCCGCGACGGCCCGACGCCAGGGCCTGCTCCCGGACCGGGACCCGGCCAGCGAAACGGAGGACGCACGGCCATGA